A region of the Mytilus galloprovincialis chromosome 1, xbMytGall1.hap1.1, whole genome shotgun sequence genome:
acgtgtactggttatttaaagaaaaagaatgtcaacaatgaaagtgaaactacggtaaatcatttgattattGATTCGATCTATATAAAATCactcttatacggttaaaaacaatgagaaacatatatttttaatctataaaataaactcacagaccttaaaaaaaatcctattgcacgtgttggtttaatctattcatatctttatttatgtttacatcgcttatatggtcatatgaggtcaaatcgatagttaattatatggcgtctggactaaaatacacacgaaacgaaccttcATATTGTCTACCCCATgatctgtaaactgtttattttagacttttggtagttaggataaatgtttaacattattataaatcaaatatgagaatttgagccGAATCGGTGACCAAGAATTTGTCAAATTCATGTTaaccgattttaatcaaattctcatattttatttacaacaatgtaaaaaatttatcttaaaaagtctaaaataaacatcTAACAGGGCACGGGCATGAAAagacgtagcttcgtttcgtgtgtaatTTAGTCAAGACGCCATCTTATTATTTATCGAATTGACCTCTGAAAtaatccgatgaccatataagcgatgtaaacataaataaagatataaatagattaatcaaactcgtgctgttggattattctaggtctatttaatttcacattATAGATgagaaataaatgtttatcatcatttttacctgtattagaaagatattttgtggatcgaatcagtcaatcaaatgatttacctttgtttcacttttaatgttgacattctgaTCTTTTAGATAGTTAAATAagtttacacatacaattcacgtgttatttATCTCAAggtaaggggttaaattgaagttcacatgaatacaaaTTTCATGAGGTCCAATTATTCACTTATTGTATTTTagcatattttgtcaaaattgaaccatactggctgctaaaagcgaattattatttcactatttggaTTTCACTAATGATGgagcaaaacaaataatatatttgatttttttttatatctcgtagctagtgtccctttaaaagGCAAAAGTTATGTTTCGGTTTCGAACTCTAAATAGTAAAGGAGGAATattaaatatattcaaatttcGAAATTACAGACCATGAGAAAAAAAGTTGTCAACCAAGCGTAAAGTTAACAGTTCTTACCTTCAGTACCTTTTTGACATACACACTGTATTTGTTGTCATGCCTTTTATTTTCCGGGTCTTTACCATGGGGTGCATCCTCTACCCACACCTGTTTCTTTACTTTTACAGTTCCTTTGATGCCtttaaaaatagaaaagtaaaaaatattgtcaaacaTATATTCTCAAGATCATTCacgaaactttttttttacatctaatggGCGATGAAGATCCCAGACTGGTTCGAAAGTATGTTCAGTCCTATTACAGTCTACCTTCTTTATCATTTTTCCCTCGTTTTTTGCTCCGTTTCATCAATTGTTTACTGAGGATTCATTTATCTTCGTGGATACCAAGTTTGAGAAAAACCTGCaaattcgtggatatttaatttcgtggttttggcaaattCTGCATTCattcctatagaaaatttgttatcctgtacccacgaaaaaccacgaaaattggtgccaacgaatattaatgactCCACAGCATAATGAGTTAGTCTGCTAAACCTTGTTTCGAATATTGATTCCTGTTGAATTTGGGTTAAAGCGTACCAAGTTAGTTTTTGCAATACATTTACTACTTACAAAAGTCTGAAAAGTCAAATAACGTCATTGGATGGTATGGGCCTGGACATACACACTTGGTTTTCCTAGCTGATACAGTCGTTAGTCCAACAACCATTAGTGTCAAAAGCTGCAACATGACTCTGTGTACAAAAAACAAATCTTAGATATTGACGTCagtcttgacattttttttaaagacctttgaatttaaatcaaatgaatatgaaaatattCTACTGTTTTTCATTACACACAATTATTAGCTGGTGAGTGTTCCACCGTAAATAGCAGTTTTCATAAAAAGCTCAGTGGttccttttctttctttctctacAAGTTTAAAGTTTATCGAATGATAGTTGAGTGTTTATGGTCTTACCTCATTGTAGTTGCTCTTGGTCTGAATATAGTAATCtatgaattattttttcatatttataaggATGTCTTCTTAAACGTGTGGAATATTTGTAACGCAAAATCATTATAACACATGTTTCTAATTagaaaataatttcaacaaaCCAATAAATGAAGGTAAACTCCTCCCGAAAACTAATTCATTCACACTCCTTTCAAGTCATTATCATTTGCAAAAGGTAAACAAACTCATTAACACGTTAAATATTTATTCCTTTTAGATTTTTGTGAAAAGATTGACTTATAGTTTATGGTACCGCATGCATCAAATGACAAATTTCCAAGCAATTAGGTACCAGCAATAGGGTTGTAATTTATATATAGTTAATGTGAATCAAATTGTTCAAGTACAACAAGAGatcaaagaaagaaataaaataaatgttccaAGTTGGGAGATCGTTGCAAAAACAGAAAGCTACGATGCTGTTAAAAGATATTTaccaaataaaaagacaaaactctgaatataatataactgCACATTACACCAGTCCTTAAAACCTAATTGGTCTAAACAGAACAGCCAAAGAGTGAGACTGCCTTATTTTTATCGCATTCACACAACTTATTTAACTAAAATCAACTTGcaaaatatattcattaaatgATGACAATATCGAATATCTTGCTACTTGAAGGCTGTTACCCTTAATGGTTGATAATAAACCAGTGGTGGTACTGAAGAAGGggaaaattataattattatgttattgtgttgttttcattttttaaatcaatttcttaTTGTTAATATCAAAATCTGATACTTGTCACACTATATGACGCTCATGCATTGTACTCGACAAACTAGGATCTTGAGAACTTTTTTTTCCAGTAAAAGAAGTGGAGTTCCTTAgcttttttttgtatagaaattTCGTGTCATTTGTATTCTTATTTCACTCTTACACCACCATCACAACTTTATGTTCTAATAACAGCAACaagtaaaataaccaaaataccgaactccaaggacaATTTCAAACGAAAAGATCCCTATGAATTGGCTAAATTAAAAACTCACACACACCAAACGAACGGAAAACATCGATCaaattccagacttggtacaggcatttccttatgtagaaaatggtggactaatCTCTCACTGCGACTGTGTTTTGTGAGATCAATATTCAGGAAGATAATTAGTACTTTTCAGATATTACAAGGAGAAAATTAAGGGACTAATCCAATAAGAGCCTTCTTATTAACAAAGAAGAGCTTTATTTCAGAAATCTCTCTCAAAATATTACATGTTGGACTGATTACgattctatgtatgttggcgtttattCTTGTAGCAGTGCAGTGGAGTGCAGTGCAGTGTGGCTgctgttccgttgttttcctctcatagtGAAAGggtgtatactactgttgccttttatcTATGATACCTCCTCACCATAAAAATTGCTTTCATTTTAACGTAGttaggtaaataaactcatcatggatatcAGGATCGAAATTATATTGttgcgccagatgcgcgtttcgtctacaaaagactcatcagtgaagctcgaataaaacaattatgaaaaaggccaaattaagtacgaagttgaagagcattgatgaccaaaaaaatcctaaacaaatattttcaaaacatgtttTCATAACAAGGAAATCCTCTTTCACATGTGAATGGGAGTTTGACATGCAAAAAGCACATATAATTCTTTGATATTTGCACAAGTCTCTACAATTCCGGATTTTATTTTGATACTTGAAAAACAAGCAGGTTTTGATAATAGTATAACTTTAGACAACAAAGACAACCTTCACCAAATATATAGTTTCTTATACAAAGAAACTAAATAACAAAAAGATTACAAATGGACTGATGAACAGTTGAAAATTAATACTTTCAACAAATTCAGTGTTATGAGATGACGATAAAGAATTGCAGACTTTGAAGATAATTCTTCCATAAAAGAGTTCATTTAGTTAGGTTTATTTTTCTGTGAAAACTATGTTCAATAAAATCATTTactctgaataaataaaaatctatttccaccaattataaacaaaattataaacatacTATTATTATTTCAACAATGTCAATAAATAGCAAATACATATTTATGGCTATAAGCAAAAAGAAATTAACCTATGCAAGTAACGATATAAATTCATTATGGAAAATTCATTATGGAAACCATTTTGATTTAACATTTGATTTGAGTATTACACGGTTAAACGTGATTTGTGGTTGAAAAGCACCAGTATTTTACTTGAACAATTAAAAGAAATCTCAAATGTTTTTGGCTagattttcttaattatttatttaatttgaccGGATAAAatacctttttattttattttattttgttactgCTATTTGTATAACTTTTATTAAAGGTATGTTTGGATGTTGATTTATGATAAATACttgaaaatagaaaacaaaatgtttagatGTAAGTACGTGTAGAAAAACGATGAGATAAGAACACATCTTGGTTTTTTCGCAtgaattgtcagtttttttctctATTTCGAATATGCGTTGAACGATTGACAATATTTCGTAATAAAAACGGTGTCACAGTGTAGGTTGAATGTGCATTATTAAATGTGTGTGTTTGATGTGatggtcaatatatatatatatatatttgtctataaaattttacattactctaagtaaataattttaaactatttatttGAAAGCATTGAATAAAATGTTAAGTATTTGTATGGCAATTTGGTACAAGATTTAAAATATACGCATAATGTTTTGCACTTCAAAAAAGGACTCATGAATATATCATTCGGTAATATTGATCTTTTTCCATGAActgtcaataaatattttatgaaaatgtaGTTATTCATTATCATCTAGCAGAGGTAAgtcaataaattcatcatagataccaggactaaatttagtatatacgccagacgcgcgtttcgtctacaaaaaactcatcagtgacgctcgaatccaaaaaagttaaaaaggccaaataaagtacgaagttgaagagcattgagaaccaaaattcctaaaattttgccaaatacagctaaggtgatatatgcatgaggtagaaaagacttagtatttcaaaaaattaaaaaatttgtaaacagtaaatttataaatataaccatatcaatgacaattcatgtcagcacaaaaagtgctgactactgggcttgtgataccctcgggtcaatccatttatgtatatttatataagcaacttgtttcaatttttttttataattttcacagATAACCCAAATacattaaaaaattatatttatatttatggtAGTCATGATAAAAAGTAAGTACTAGTATACAAATATGAAAAtgtacagaaaaatatttttgacaatttaacGACAGTACTGTGCATTGTATATTGTTATTGGTACTTCACCTTTATAtttgtacatatgtgatttgatTTTGCGTAATTTATCAGTTATGTCTACTAACtatatttaatataaacatatttacagTACATAAccaaagagtaaaatcacaaaaatactgaactcagaggaaaacctaatcggaaagtccataatcacatggcaaaatcaagtgacaaaacacataaaaaacgaacggacaagaactgtcatattcctgacttggtacaggcattttcgaatGTAGAAAATGCAAGACAGAATCAAGGATTCTAGACAGAAGTAACTTTATAATATTAAACCAACAACATTTTCAACtagtatcaaaggtaccaggattataatttagtaagccagacacgcgtttcgtctacatcagtgacgctcatattaatatatttataaagccaaacaagtacatagttgaagagcatttaggacccaaaattccaaaaatttgtgccaaatacggctaaggtaatctatgcctgggaaaagaaaatccttagtttttcgaaaaattcaaagttttgtgagcaggaaatttataaaaataaccacattattaatattcatgtccacaccgaaacgtccaccagcagtggcatcgacccagtggtgtaaaaaatCACAGACACAGTAAAAATTACTTGTAATTTTGGTTCtgaacgttcctgatgaaggaaaATAAAGAAAGTACTTCGGACAAATTCATTTTAGTATTcaacataaattttgaaaatttacttATATCAATctataaaaaatttatgaaatttaaagacTTATGAACCCCTATCATAGTTTCTTAAACTATGCATTTTGGTGAGTATTTAAATTCACGATTACTCCCTGCTCACGAAATCAACAAAAATAGCTATCCCTCGATTAGTAATGAAACCAAAATGATTCAAGTTAACAAAAATTGATGTTCTTCTGAACAACGAAAATATTtctacaaaatttaatatttgaactatctgaatatgttaaaaaaatcaaatattgttaCATAAATACAGCATAAGCATTTTTGAATTGTATTATGATGTAAATGTATGCAAAATTTGGTTTCCTTGTGCTATAATTCTATATATGATTCAATCGGAAAAGCTGCTTTTAATTACTAATATCATATTTAGGGAAAAATGTATGAAGGAGGCGGTTGACAAAACTAGGCCCAAGATTGGATGAGATTAAAAGATTTTTTgaggaaataaaatgtttaaaagaaagCATTCTATTAATTTAGTACAATTTCTGTCGAATACtcttttaatctaaaaaaaaaaaatagagaaaaaaaaacaggtgtGAAAacatacttttcattttttttaaatgtcaacacatagtttcaaattatcaaaattttattctaAATCAGTTCTTAACAAATGTGTGTTCCGTCTAAACTCTTTACTTActcaaaaacaagaaaacaaaaatagaaatcaCAAAAGATTCCATGAACGATGTCAACTTGAATATCTTACCTTATACAAAACAGCATAAAAATATCATTAGGTTCAACTAACAATAAAAGTAGGAGGAAAGAggaaataattttgataatatttttctatcaaattgtaaaattttCAGAATGTTAGTGTCGCTGTATAAGCCTCTGTGAGATAATTTTTTGGTACCAATCCAAATTTACCATTTAGTTCACCTATCCACCATGAGCGGTCATCAAAATCTCTATTTATAATGTAAATAATATCACCCTTTTTAAAAGACAACTCTTTATCATTATCCCCCGTGCAATCCCATTTTCCAATATACATATTTTCAAAGTCATCCTCCTTTCTATATGACTTTGGTTCCTCAACCTCAACTGGTGGTGGAGGTGGGGGAAGTTCGTCGGACATTTTCATTGGTTCCCTAATCGGCGGAAGTGGTCTGGATTGGTAAGGATCCTCATCCGGAACGGGTGGCGGTGGAGGACGTGCAATTCGTGGTGGAGGTACAGATGGCACAGAAGGAGTTGATGCATCTTCATACAACTCATCTTGTACAGGAGCAGATAATCCCTCATCATAAATATCTTCTTGTATAGGTTCAGGTTGGAAAGCAACTGGTTCTGCTTCATAAATATCTCCTTCTGTTCCATCATCATACAATTCTTGTGACTCATGTGCATCGTCTCCTACAGGCTCATATATATCACCTAAAATGAATTAAACATCGAATTAtttataatgataattatatataaataataaaaataacatatatgtctatgagacaactatccacaagaaacaaaatgacacagcaattaacaaatataggtcaccgtgtgcggccttcaacaatgagcaaatctcaTACCCCACAGTCATATATTAAAGACACCGACAtgattaacggcctaatttatgaacaaaataatgaacgaacaagaatgtgtctaaagtacacggatgcccaactcgcactatccttttccatgttccatggagtgtaaaaattgggtaataatctaatttggcattaaaattagaaagattatactatagggaacatatgtactaagtttcaaattgattggacttcaatttcatcaataactaccttgaccaaaaactttaacctgaaactcccactttcattttctatgtttagtgcaCCGTAAAAtcggggtcaaaagtctaatttggctttaaaattagacagatcatatcataagcaacaagtatactaagtttcaagttgattggacttcagcttcatcaaaaaccaccatgatcaaaaactttaacctgaaactccccctttcattttttatgttaagtggaccgtgaaattggggtcaagagtataatttggctttaaaattaaaaatatcatatcataagcaacaagtgtactaagtttcaagttaattggacttcaatttcatcaataactaccttgatcaaaaactttaaactgaaactccccctttcaatttctatgttcagtgtaccgtgaaattggggtcaaaagtctaatttggctttaaaattagaaagatcatatcataagcaacaagtgtactaagtttcaagttgattggacttcagcttcatcaaaaactaccttgaccaaaaactttaacctgaacggacgaacagacgaacgaacggacggacgaacgaacgcacgaacggaagcacagaccagaaaatataattcCCCTCTACTATcgaaggtggggcataaaaacaaatatgttacacagcaacaaaagacaactactgaGTTATAGGTTCTTTAATATGGCAGGGTTGAACTAGATAGCACcaaacccttcccctaacctaggacattGGTCCAACAGCAAAATAAAATACACAGCAAAAAACAACAACTATCGCTCAGAATCCTGACTTGAGACCGGCAAACgtagaatgtggcgggtttaaattAGTTTGAAGACGAAGGCCCTTCCCTaagctgggacagtggtgtaacagtacaacatcagaTCAAAATCTAGCAGACATCATTAACATATTGTAATGATTACGATGAATATTTTTTCACAAAGTGTTTTCACATATTAGGAAATGTTGTAGGCTAATGGTTTAAAACTTATTTGTCTGTTtgaaacaaaagtttaaatatacAAAGAAcaataaatgacaatttttgaataaaatagatATCTAGAATTGTCCGTTTATAGactattataaaaacaaaattagacGTAAATTGTGCATTTACTAGTCATGTCacatatttgttgacaattataTCTTGTACCGTAAGTCATActgaaatttaaacatttaaacagcGGAATTAACAGAAATACTACCAATAGAGATTACCTAAAACGGGGATAACTTTCAAGAAAACAAAACTAGAACATCGGTTTAGTTTCTGGTTGAAATACTCAGAATGTGCACATATATAAATCACAGTTCGTTCGTACATTTTTTCCTTCTTTCGTAAAACTTTAAATGTGTAATCTATAAATCAGTCTTACTACCGTTATGAaactatatatttgatttatatattcaaGTATTTTGGAAATAATGCTTAGATTACAGCCTTTTAAACGGAAAACTAATTAAAAACATAATGGTAAAAATATTAGAAtagaatgtttttaaatattctcaGGGCATTGTTGAGGTATCTGACCAGTGGTATTATTTTGATTTCAGTATTGCATCACAGAAatgaaaatgtttacaaaacattgaacaaACAACAGTAACACATGTCATTTTCATTCtacaatttctttttattaattttgatagtGCTGTGTCCTCCTAAAGCTTTTGCAATCAATTATTTAAAAGTAGAACTTCAATCAAATGTGCAACAGCACTTCATTTGACTATGATTATGTGAAATGTTAACAAAATGCATGCATTAGAATAAGGTGCAGTGCAAACATGGAACAAAAAAACGAACGAAGATAAAGACAGATGGTTTTACAATGACTATATACTACAGTAGTACTATATAAAGCGAGGGGTGGGGTAAAATGGTATGTTAACATGAAGTCAAGCTAGCGGTACAATCCTTTACCATCATCTTCATTATCAAAATCTTTCATTTTTGTAGCAACAACAGCTCTTGCTTGTTGAACTGCAGTTTTCCATTCTTCAACATCACTTTTAGTTGTGGTCATAAActggaaataataaaatatcagAAATTCCACACCTCATacataaattttgtgtttttaatcgAAAAAATGTAACCACAGACATAGAATCAAACCAAAAACCATGAtacaaattttgcagttttgtgtAGTTTTTTTAATCCCGCGCGACGCGTTGCAAGGGACTAGAAATACCCGTTATCATCCGTCCGATCTTGTTCGCGCTCTCCAGAACAATAgttgtcagattttttttataaaatatatatcataaatatatatcagCATTGTCTCGGACAAGTtcgaaaattaattttattgacaataaCATAGTTAGCCCTCTCACATGTTCAATTTATGCCAGATATTTATCAAATCTATATCAGCCATGTTTAGACATTTCATAAAATAAGTGCTAATGAAATATGTGCTaatgaaatacttttaaaaaagctATGTCCCTTCGACATATAAGTTATGTCTTATATTACATTGCATTTTCTTTCAAGCTTGCATTTCTCCTAGACTAATATAGTTATTaagataaaatgtaaaaaaaaccttgttCCTTTATCAAATTTGATAATAACAGTATGTTCTAAAAGTTAACTTTACCTTAAAGACTTGCGAATGATGCATTTTCAAAAAGGCATCAATAATAGCTCACTGTTTTTTCTATAAATCCCCTATTAAGAATTTCCAATTACTAACTTTGTttcttgttttagatttttgcACAGGGAAACATTTCTTATGTAAGACATACAATATCCATtggtgttgggttttttttaacaaatcaagTGTAACCAGTATTGTGTTTTATGCAGGCAGGATATGACAATTAGTTAGACTGTATAAGAGCACTACAGATGTGTGGTTAAGATAGGATTGACAAATAGCTTTCACATGTAAAACCATTCTCCATGAGATTGTGTTACCTCTCAACAGAAAGTTGTTTACTAATTATATGCTATTGCTTTGAACATTTCCATTTTGATTACAGTTTATATGTTGTCACTAGATTTTTGTCAGTCAATAGATGCAACATCATAGTATCGTTTTTAGTTAATATATCACTCAATCTTAAATGATTCAGGCAGGAAAAGCAAAATTAATTCGtggacatttttatatattttattaaagttcT
Encoded here:
- the LOC143049918 gene encoding src kinase-associated phosphoprotein 2-like is translated as MSEFHESIKSLISDVEKFLIEELKHDKLGKTAKNRKQEIIDKICKLKEKWPQLGTTPTTEQVKHAKDLSKDDESTRTGGSSNTDETEDAYSDCNADIPNVPVAELTNFTKAGILEKKKPTGLRTMQKRWCVVKGNIFYYFDGKTSKKMNGAFRLTDCSFEEAPEMTKDDKKKELCFKLVNPTSTRTYEFMTTTKSDVEEWKTAVQQARAVVATKMKDFDNEDDGDIYEPVGDDAHESQELYDDGTEGDIYEAEPVAFQPEPIQEDIYDEGLSAPVQDELYEDASTPSVPSVPPPRIARPPPPPVPDEDPYQSRPLPPIREPMKMSDELPPPPPPVEVEEPKSYRKEDDFENMYIGKWDCTGDNDKELSFKKGDIIYIINRDFDDRSWWIGELNGKFGLVPKNYLTEAYTATLTF